In the genome of Nonomuraea sp. NBC_00507, the window ACGGCTGTCTCGACTCCGACCCGGAGGTGCACCGTGTGCTCGTGGAGAAGGTGTTCCCCCAGCAGGCGGACGTCACCACCGTGGCCGACTGGATGGCGCGGTGGCGGGGCATGCCGTTGGGGGAGCCCGCGGCCACCCCGTCGACGGTGGTCCTCCCTTGAGTTAGAGGTGCTGCTTCTGAGGTAGGAGAAGGCCCTGGTCAGCGCGCGACGGGGGGCGAGCGATGGCATCCGCGGCGAGAGGCGCTCGGGACTGGACGCGGCGGTGCCGTACACGTCCCGGAAAGACGATCGTGTTCCTGACCACGCTGACCGTGGCGGTCGCGACGCAGCCCACCACGGCCCGGGCGAGCAGACAGCTGCCCTGTCCGTCATCGGGCACGACCAAACCGACGGTCGTCCTCGTCCACGGAGCATGGGCCGACACCTCGAGCTGGAACGGAGAAGTGGACGCCTTGCGCCGGGCCGGTTACACCGCGCGCGCCATCGCGAACCCGCTGCGCAACCTCGACGACGACGCCGCCACCGTCGCCATCGTCCTGGTGGGGCACTCCTACGGCGGCTCGGTCATCACGAACGCCGCCGCGAACGCCCCGAACGTCAAGGCCCTGGTGTACGTCGACGCGGCGGTACCGGACACGGGGGAGACCACCGCCCAGCTCAGCGGATCCGGCTCCGTGCTCAACGGTGACCCGGGCTCCCTGTACGACAAGGCGTCCTACTCGAACGCGCCCCAGGGCGCGAGCGACCTGTACCTCAAGCAGGACGTCTTCGTCGGCTCGTTCGCCTCGGACCTGCCGCGGGACACCGCCATACGCCTGTGGGCCTCGCAGAGGGCCGCCTCGACCAGCGCGTTCCAGACCCCGTCACGAGCCGCGGCGTGGAAGAAGATCCCATCCTGGTACTTCGTCAGCACCGGCGACCGGATCATCACGCCGGCGTCACAACTGTCGATGGCACGGCGTGCTGGCTCCAAGGTCACCAAGTTCGCGGGCGGGTCCCACCTCACCCTGGTCTCGCACCCGGACGCGGTCACGTCCGTGATCGGATCGGCGATCTGCTCTGTGAAGGCGGATTAGGCGGCCGTTCGGCGTGCTGCCGGCGGCGCTGCCCGGCGGCGAGCCGCATCCAGTCCTCCGCGGTGCGAGTGTCCCGACGGGTGTCCGCGTCTCTGCGACTCGCATTTCCGTGCGAGCCTCATGGCAGGCCGCCCCGTCCGACGCGCGCCTACGGCGAGTCGAGCGGGCCGTAGGCACGCAGTGCGGCGCCCAACCCGGGGGGTTTCCCAAAAGGCTTGAAAAGGTCGGTCACCGGGCGACGGCCAGACGGTAGTCCTCATCGGTGGCGAGCAGGTTCCGGTGCGTGTCCTCCGCGGTGATGACGCCGTCGTCCAGGACGAGGACCCGGTCGGCGGCGTCCAGGAAGGCCGGGCTGCTGGTGATCACGATGGTGGTGCGGCCCCGCCGCAGCTCGGCGATGTTGCGCGCGATGAGCTGCTCGGTGACCGCGTCCACCGCGGTCGTCGGGTCGTGCAGGACGAGGACGTCGGTGTCGGCGGCGAGGGCTCGGGCCAGAGACAGTCGTTGGCGCTGCCCGCCGGAAAGATTCGCGCCGCGGTCGCGGACGCCGTGGTCGAGTCCTTCGCGGTGGAGGGCGACGACGTCGGTCAGCATCGACGCCTCGACGGCCTCGGGGACCATCCTGCTGGTGCCTGATGGGTCGATATTCGTGCGGAGGGAGCCCGCGAAGATCTCCCCGTCGTACGGGTTCACGAGTATGTGCTCGCGGACCGCCTCGATCGACAGGTCCGCCGTTTCCTGCCCGCTGACCCGCACCACGCCCTCATACGCGCCGGGCGGGACGTTCATGGCCAGGACCGATGCCAGGTCGGCTGCCGCGCGCGGCTGGTAGGCGGCGATCGCCACGAGCTCGCCGGCGGACACCTGGAACTTCAGCTTGCGCAGGGACCCGTATCGGACGCAGTCGACCTCGAGGTCTCCGCCCGCGGACGGGCGGTCCCGCCCCGGGGTCATCACCGGCGGCG includes:
- a CDS encoding alpha/beta hydrolase, with amino-acid sequence MFLTTLTVAVATQPTTARASRQLPCPSSGTTKPTVVLVHGAWADTSSWNGEVDALRRAGYTARAIANPLRNLDDDAATVAIVLVGHSYGGSVITNAAANAPNVKALVYVDAAVPDTGETTAQLSGSGSVLNGDPGSLYDKASYSNAPQGASDLYLKQDVFVGSFASDLPRDTAIRLWASQRAASTSAFQTPSRAAAWKKIPSWYFVSTGDRIITPASQLSMARRAGSKVTKFAGGSHLTLVSHPDAVTSVIGSAICSVKAD